From Vidua macroura isolate BioBank_ID:100142 chromosome 5, ASM2450914v1, whole genome shotgun sequence, the proteins below share one genomic window:
- the SLC38A1 gene encoding sodium-coupled neutral amino acid symporter 1, whose protein sequence is MPFKAGLELTELQNMTVPEDDNISNDSNDFTEVENGQINSKFISDRESRRSLTNSHLEKKKCDEYIPGTTSLGMSVFNLSNAIMGSGILGLAFALANTGILLFLVLLVSVTLLSIYSIHLLLVCSKETGCMVYEKLGEQIFGTPGKMIVFGSTSLQNVGAMLSYLFIVKNELPSAIKFLMGKEETFSEWYVDGRILVVTVTFCIILPLCLLKNLGYLGYTSGFSLSCMVFFLVVVIYKKFQIPCDGQGLNATSSILSNSSEHTCKPKYVIFNSKTVYALPTIAFAFVCHPSVLPIYSELKDRSQKKMQLVSNISFFAMFLMYFMTAIFGYLTFYENVQSDLLHKYQSKDDILILTVRLAVIVAVILTVPVLFFTVRSSLFEMARKTKFDLCRHVLVTFVLLVIINLLVIFIPSMKDIFGVVGVTSANMLIFILPSSLYLKITQQDGSKLTQRIWASLFLALGVLFSLVSIPLVIYDWVQSGGRAEGH, encoded by the exons ATGCCTTTCAAAGCTGGATTAGAACTGACTGAATTGCAGAATATGACTGTCCCTGAAGATGATAACATCAGCAATGATTCAAATGATTTCACAGAGGTGGAAAATGGCCAGATAAATAG CAAGTTTATTTCGGATCGAGAAAGCAGAAGAAGTCTCACAAACAGCCACCTCGAGAAGAAGAAATGCGATGAATAT ATCCCAGGAACTACTTCACTGGGAATGTCCGTCTTCAACCTTAGCAATGCAATTATGGGCAGTGGGATTTTGGGTCTTGCTTTTGCCTTGGCCAACACAGGAATTCTCCTTTTTCT AGTGCTTTTGGTTTCGGTCACGCTGCTGTCTATTTATTCAATACATCTCCTGTTGGTGTGTTCAAAGGAAACAG GCTGCATGGTGTATGAAAAGCTTGGTGAGCAGATCTTTGGTACCCCAGGGAAAATGATTGTCTTTGGATCTACATCTCTTCAGAATGTTGGAG caATGTTGAGCTATCTCTTCATAGTCAAAAATGAGCTGCCTTCTGCCATAAAGTTTCtaatgggaaaagaagaaacattttc GGAATGGTACGTGGATGGGCGGATTCTTGTTGTCACAGTGACATTTTGTATAATCCTCCCTTTATGTCTCCTGAAGAACTTAG GATACCTTGGCTATACCAGTGGATTTTCATTAAGCTGCATGGTATTTTTCCTGGTAGTG GTTATTTACAAGAAGTTTCAAATTCCCTGTGATGGACAAGGGCTAAATGCAACATCATCTATACTATCAAATAGCTCAGAACATACGTGTAAGCCAAAGTATGTTATCTTTAATTCCAAg ACCGTGTACGCTTTGCCCACCATTGCTTTTGCGTTTGTGTGCCACCCATCAGTCCTCCCGATTTACAGCGAACTTAAAGA ccgttcacagaaaaaaatgcagttggTTTCAAATATCTCATTTTTTGCCATGTTTCTGATGTACTTTATGACTGCCATATTTGGCTATTTGACTTTCTACG AGAATGTGCAATCAGATCTGCTTCACAAATACCAGAGCAAAGATGACATCCTCATCCTGACCGTGCGCTTGGCTGTGATCGTGGCAGTGATTCTCACCGTGCCGGTGCTGTTTTTCACT GTGCGTTCATCATTATTCGAGATggccagaaaaacaaaatttgacTTATGCCGTCATGTTTTGGttacttttgttcttttggtTATCATCAACCTGTTAGTCATTTTTATCCCATCCATGAAGGATATTTTTGGAGTTGTAG GGGTCACTTCTGCCAATATGCTGATCTTCATTCTTCCTTCGtcattgtatttaaaaattacacagCAGGATGGATCAAAGTTGACTCAGAGGATTTGG gcttctctttttttggcaCTGGGGGTATTGTTTTCCCTAGTGAGCATTCCCTTGGTCATCTATGACTGGGTACAATCAGGAGGCAGGGCCGAAGGCCACTGA